In Bacteroidota bacterium, the genomic stretch TAACATTATTCAGGCACAGTTGCTTTTTCTTGAATCGGTGGACGCGAAAAAAGATATTCAAATTTATCTCAACACACCAGGTGGTTCTGTATATGCCGGACTTGGAATTTATGACACGATGCAATATATTGCGCCAGATGTTGATACGATTTGTACAGGCATGGCAGCTTCGATGGGCGCGGTGATTATGTGTGCGGGCGCTCAGAAAAAACGCAGTGCACTCCCTCACGCACGTATTATGATTCACCAGCCGATGGGTGGTGCAGAAGGGCAGGCATCTGATATTGAAATCACAGCGCGTGAAATTCAGAAACTGAAAAAGGAACTTTACGAAATTATTGCGAAGCATAGCGGACAGACCTATGAAAAAGTTTGGGAAAACAGTGACCGTGATTATTGGATGACTGCTCAGGAAGCAAAAGATTATGGAATGGTGGATGAAATTTTAGTGAGAAGCAAAACAAAATAAATTAGGATTACACCGATTATGAAATGAGATTACACCGATGGCTGTTATCTGTGTAATCAAATAAATAATCGGTGTAATCGTTGAAAAAAAGTTATGGCAACTCAAAAAAATGTGAAGTGTTCTTTCTGCGGTCGAGACCAGCAGGATATTAATGTGATGGTCTCCGGTCTTGACGGTCATATCTGCGATCATTGTGTGGAACAAGCGCATTTAGTTGTAAAGCAGGAACTGAAAGCAAAGGGAGGCAAATCCGCACATTTTGTTTTGAATCTCATCAAGCCGAGTGAAATTAAAAAACATCTGGATGAATTTGTAATAGGGCAGGACGATGCGAAAAAAGTTTTGTCAGTTGCGGTTTACAATCATTACAAACGGATTTCACAGAAGCCGAAGAGAACCACCACAAAATCAGATGACATCGAAATAGAAAAATCAAACGTCATTCTTGTTGGTGAAACCGGCACAGGAAAAACGCTGCTTGCCAGAACCATCGCGAAAATTCTGAATGTTCCGTTTTGCATGGCAGATGCAACCGTTCTCACCGAAGCGGGATATGTAGGTGAAGATGTGGAAAGCATTCTCGCCCGATTGCTTCAGGTTGCGGATTATGATGTGACTGCCGCGGAACGGGGAATTGTTTTTATAGATGAGATAGATAAAATTTCACGCAAGAGTGATAACCCGAGCATCACGCGCGATGTTTCCGGAGAAGGAGTTCAGCAGGGGCTTTTGAAATTATTGGAAGGCGCTGTTGTGAATGTTCCTCCACAGGGTGGAAGAAAACACCCTGAGCAGAAAATGATTCAGATTGATACTTCTAATATTCTTTTTGTTTGTGGTGGAGCATTTGATGGGATTGAAAAAATGATTGCGAGAAGAATTAAACCGCAGTCTCTCGGATATACAGCATCAAAAGAAGGAGATTCGGTTGACAGAGAAAATATTTTGCAGTACATCGCACCGCTTGATCTGAAAAAATTCGGATTGATACCTGAATTGATTGGACGTTTGCCTGTGATTACTTATTTATCTCCTTTGGATGAAAGCACGCTCAGAAAAATTCTTACCGACCCGAAGAACGCCCTCACCAAGCAGTACATGAAATTGTTTGAGATGGATGGAGTAAAACTTTCTTTTGATGATGACGCGCTTGATTTTATTGTTGAAAAAGCATTTGAGTTCAAACTCGGTGCGCGCGGGCTCCGTTCTCTATGCGAAGGTGTAATGAACGATGCAATGTTTGAAATTCCATCCGAAGGAAAGGTGAAAGAACTTCACATCACACTGCTTTATGCAAAAGAAAAACTTTCCAGAAGTAAGTTGAAGCGCCTCAAAGCTGCATAAACACTAATTAGCACGAATTTTCACGGATGAATTAGTGTGAATTTGTGTAATTCGTGAATGAGTTTATTGGTGGCATCAGTTTTATTCTCCGAAAGATTTATTGCCGAAGAAACTGCAACACCGTGAATTCCGCTTTGCATTAATGATTCAACATCTTCGAGCTTAATTCCTCCTATGGCAATCATTGGAATCTTGTCACCAAATTTTTCAGCGATTGTTTTTATTCCATCTAATCCAAGAATCGGATTTAATTTTTCTTTAGTAGTTGTATGTCGAAAAGGTCCAAGTCCGATGTAATCACATCCGTTTGCCATCTGCCATTTTACATCTTCCATCGTATTGGTGCTTCCTCCGATAATGAAATTATTTCCCAATATTTTTCTCGCCTCTTTCGGATTCATATCCTCTTTTCCCAAATGAACACCATCGGTTGAAATTTCTTTTGCGATTATTACATTGTCATTGATAATTAATGTCGCCCCGAATTTTTTGCAAACCAATTTTACTTCTTCCGCAATCTTCAGCCATTCATCATACGTTTTATTTTTTACACGAAGTTGTATCCAGTCCGCACCGCCTTTACAAGCAAACTCTGCAAGTTGAGAATGAGAAAAATCAGGAAGGTCTTGAGTGATGTAATGTAATCTTGAAATCATAGGCACTAATTGCACGAATTGGCTCTAATTAGTTTGTGTTAATTAGTGCAATTCGTGGCTCAGAAATCTATTTTGTAAATATTATCCATCTCGGAATCATCCCGAACCGTCACATTCATATCTTTTATTAATCCGTTGCTCACATCATACACCCATCCGTGCACATGCGGACGTTTATGCTTTTCCCAAGAACTTTGAATACTGGAAGTCTTGCATAAATTATATACCTGCTCAATAATATTTAATTCAGTTAACCTCCTGTCTCGTTCCTCTAAATTTGTAATTGCGTCCAGTTCTTTTTGATGAAGACGGTAGACATCTTTAATATTGCGGAGCCAGTTATCAATCATTCCGCCATAATGCTTGTTGCCCAATGCCGCTTTAATGCCGCCACAATGGTAATGCCCGCAGACGATTACATGTTTTACTTCAAGAATAGTTACGGCATAGTCCAATACGCTCAGTAAATTGGCATCCGTATGATCCACAACGTTAGCGATGTTGCGGTGAACAAATACTTCACCTGATTTTGTTCCGGTTATTTCATTGGCAGGAACCCGACTGTCCGAACAGCCAATCCACAACACGCCCGGGCTTTGTCCTTTTGCCAGATCGCTGAAGAAATCAGGACTTTCTTTTATTTTTTTTGCAACCCAGTCTTTGTTGCCTTGCAGAAGTTTTTGATAAAGTTGTTCCATAAAAATATTTTATAAATGATCAGGTACTGAAAAATCATATTTGTAAATCTTATGCATCTCCTCATTGCTTCGTAAAGTTATACCCAAATCTTTTATCAATCCGGTTGAAATATCATCCACCCAACCGTGCACATGCGGATGTTTTTGAAGTTTCCATGCATTCTGAATGATGGATGTCTTGCACAGATTTCGCACTTGTTCTCTTACATTGAGTTCCACCAAACGTTTTCCCCGTTCTGTTATATCGCTGATGCTGTCCAGTTCTTTTTCATGAAGCAAATACACATCCTTGATATTTCTGAGCCAGTTGTCGAGCAGACCGAATGTCATACTACTCATTGCCGCTTTGATGCCTCCGCAACCGTAGTGCCCGCACACGATTACGTGTGTTACTCCGAGAATGTTCACCGAATAATCAAGTACGCTGAGCAAATTAATATCGGAGTGGACGACCATGTTGGCGATGTTGCGTTGCACAAATAATTCGCCCGGATGCGTACGCGTAACCTCATTCGGAGGCACACGGCTGTCGGAACAACCGATCCACAGCGCGAGCGGATGCTGAGGTTGCGAAAGCATTTTGAAATATCCGGAATCTTCTGAAAGTTTTTGCGCCACCCATTCCTTATTTCCGCGCAAAAGTTTTTGATCAAATTTTTCCATAGTCAGATTTTATGGTAACCGATTAAAGTTTTATTGCTCATTAAAAATTTTGTCACGTAATCTTTCCCTTTCAGGCAGGAACGCTGTAGGTCATTTCCATTTGCAAGATTTGCCGTGATTGCCGAAGATAATACACATCCGCTTCCGTGCTTTCCGATTTCAGAAATTTTCTTTGTGCGAAAAGGAAATATTTTGCCTTCAGTTGTAAAAAGATAATCATGTCCTTTTTTCTTTTCACTGTGACCGCCTTTGAGAAATACATTGCAGTATTTTGAAAGTTCTTTTGCGCCTTTCATTTCATCTTGCGCACCCGAAAGAATTTTTATTTCATCTGTATTAGGAGTGAGGAGATAAATATTTTTAAGAGTGGAAGTAAGCTTTTCTTTTTCAAAATTTTGGTGAATATCAAATCCGGAACTTGTTCTGATTATTGGATCCCAAAGGAGTCTTGAGTCGTTAGTCGTTAGTTTTGAGATTATTTTTTCAAGAATATCTAAACTTTGAATCATTCCAATTTTCACAAACTCAAACTTATATTTTCTTGCGAGGACTTCAATCTGTTTTATGATTTCATCTTCGCTAATCCACTTCACTCCGTCAAATTCAGAATCGTTCTGAAAAGTTAAACCGGTTACAACTCCCATGCCCTGAACTTTGTGCTGTTCAAAGGTTTTGATATCGGCAAGAACGCCTGCTCCACCGCTGGGATCAAAACCTGCAATGCTTAATACGGTTGGTCGTGCTTTCAAGATTTTTGAATATCGAATATCGAACAAGGAATTATGAATGCCGAAGTATTTCAACTCCATTATTCGGTATTCCTTGTTCAGTATTCATTATTTGCTTTTGTATTATTTTAAATTTCTCTATCGGATTTGTGCTGTTCCAGATTGCTCCGAGAACGGCAACTCCTGCAAAACCAAGTTCACGGCAGGTTTCAATTTTGCCCTCGTCAATTCCGCCAAGGGCAATAGGAGCCCATCCCAAACCCTTCCCCATGGGAAGGGCTTTTTGTTTTTGCAGAAATGATTTTACTTCCTGCAAGTCGAACTTTGATTTGTATCCTGTTTTAGAAATGCTGTCAAATATTGGCGAGAGAAAAAATAAATCTCCCCTCCCTTGGGGAGGGGAAGGGGGTGGGCTCAATGAATGGAATTTTGAAAAATCGGAATGCAAAAAGATTTTGTTCTGGTGCTTTGTAGAAATTTGCTGAATGAAATCTTTAATTTCTTCTTTTGAAAAAGAAGGTTTGTGGATTTGAAACATTTCCAGTCCTTCTTCGAGCAAAGAATTTATGATCTCGTGTTCGTTGGGAGCAGGTGCGGGCAAGGAGATGACGATGAGTTTCATTGTTCTCTGCTATTTTGCCGATTCAATTTCCTTCCTTTTTATAACAAAAGCGTTCTCTTTTGTAGCAAGAGCAATCCCTTTTGTAACAAAATCGTTCCCTTTTGTAGCAAGAGCAATCCCTTTTGTAACAAAATCGTTCCCTTTTGTAGCAAGAGCAATCCCTTTTGTAGCAAAAGCCTTCCCTTTTGTAGCAGGAGCGTTCCCTTTTGTAGCAAAAGCCTTCCATTTTGTAACAAACCGGGATGGAGTATTAGCGAAATTATGATGGCATATCGAAAATTCAGTCATTTTAATTAAAATTTTGAAATTTTAATTTGCAATATCAAGATCAAACCTTTATGCCTATCACCAGCACATCATCAACTTGTTCCAAACTTCCCCTCCAATCCTCAAATGTTTTTTCAAGAATGTTTTTCTGTTCAGCTAATGACTTATCGCTTATCGCTAATAACTTTTCATTCAGTTGCTTGTACTTGAATTTTTTTCCTTTCGGACCGCCAAACTGGTCGGCAAAGCCATCGGTGTACAAATACAAGGTTTGAGGTTTGAGGTCTGAAGTTTGAGATTCAACAGCCCTAAGCGTAAAAGAATTTTTTCTATCACTGAGTCCAACGGGCATGTTGTCGGTTTCGAGTTCAATTATTTTTCCATCCTGCACAAGAATAGGTGCGTTATTTGCTCCCGTGTATTCCATCTGCCTTCTGCCATTTTCCATCTTACATGTTAGTAATATGCCATCCATTCCGTCCTGAGCGCCTTCGGAAGAAATATTTTCAATCAACCGCTGGCGAACATGATTAAAAATTTCATTGGGCTTTTCAATTCCTTTTTCTGCAATCGCCTCGTTGAGAAATGAAATGTTAAGCAAACTCATGAATGCGCCCGGAACTCCGTGACCTGTTGAATCGCACACGGCAAGATAAAATCTATTGGCTGTTTCATTGCCTACTGCCGACTGCTTACTGCCAACTGCTTCTGTTGCCCAGTAAAAATCTCCGCTTACAATATCTTTTGGTTTGAATAAAACAAAATATTCGCCAAGGTTTTTGTCGAGCAGACTGTTTGAGGCAAGCAATGCTTTTTGTATGCGCTGTGCGTAGTTAATGCTATCGGTAATGTCTTTATTTTTTTCTTCTACTAATTTCTTTTGCTCATCTACAATGTGTTTTTGTTCTTCAATAACTGCTTTTTGCTTTTGGGTAACGCGCCAGCGGTTGAACATGAAAACCGAAAATACTGCCACTAAGAGCAAACCCCCGATAACCGAAAACAAAAACATTTTTTGCCTGCGCTTTTCTTCATTAGTAATTGCGTCTTTCTTTTCTTGCTCTGCTTTTGCTAAGGATTCTTTTTTATCAAACTCATAATTCATTTGTGCCCGAACAGTCTTTTTTGTATTCTCATCGTTTATTAAACTGTCACGATAAAGAATATACATTTTATAATTTTCATATGCAGATTTAAAATTACCAAGAATGCTATCTAATTTTGATAATGCTTTATAACTGTTTTTAATATTTTCCTTACTTCCTATTTCTTCTGCGATTGTTAGTGCTTTATTTATTTGTTGCTTTGCTACATCGAATTTTTTAAGTTTTATATTAAATAACCCGAGAGCATTATAGTTGCCAGATATTCCCTCTTTGTCTCCAATTTCTTCGAATATTTTTAATCCAGCAATTTCATTTTTTAATGCCTCGCTAACATTGCCTTGGTTTTCTAAAACTTCGGCTATATTGCTATATGAATAAGCAACACCTTGCTTGTCTTCAATTTCCTGATATGCCTTTAAAGAGGAATGAAAGTTTTCTAATGCCTCATCAATTTTATTTTGTACGACATAGATAGTCCCAATATTTGCATAAACATCTGCAACTCCATTTTTATTATTTATTTCCATATTTATCTTTAGGGAATTGAAATAATTTTTCAAAGCTTCTGAATAATTATGCTGAACTTGATAAACAATTCCAAGAGAATTATAAATGGGTGCTATTTTTTTCTTATTGCCAACTTCTTCGTTTATTTTTAATGAAGACAAATAGTATTTTAATGACTCTGGATAATTTCCTTGCGATAAATTAATTGAACCCAGTTTTATATAGGAATCACTTATTCCTCTTTTAAAATTTAATCTTTCAGAAATAGTTAAAGCATTGTTGGCATTTGTTATTGCTTCCTTATACATACTGACTTTCTTAAATTCAGATGCAAGTTTATTTAGCACATCTATTTTATTTGTATCCTCTTTTGAATTTTTAATAATAAAAAGAAGCGAATCAATTTTAAATTGCTGAGAAAAAGCAAAAAGGGGAAACAGGAGTAGTAGAAGGAAATGAGTCCTCATTTAATATTTGGGTAAGTTTCTTCTTTTGATTTATTAAAATTAAATTCCACGGTGCCAATCATATGTTCACTTTCTTCATATTTGTTTATTAAATCCTTTGCTGTAATTTGTTTAGATTTGAATTTATAAAGTGCAGCATTTAAATTTTTCCAACCGTTTCTTACATTACTTGCCATTGTTTTCAAATTAAATGCATTTATTATAGTAAAAGAAACTGTCGCGGTCGCAGCAATGATTCTAATATGACCTTCATCCACCAGACCAATAAAGGCACTTACAAAAACTGAACAGGCTACAGCTAAAAAGCCAATTAGAATTAAACCAACTGATAGCAAATTAGCACCGATTCTCCATTTTAATAAGCGGCTTTCTATTTCTTTTAAAACACTTTCATCAATTTTTTGAGTATTGTCTTCTGTCATAATAATTTTTTTTAGTTGTTGGTTATTTATTGAAGAGCATTCTTTGAAAAAACATTACTTGTTGTTTGCGTTAGGGATAGAAGCGGAAATCCCCTGACGCTTCGGTCAGGGATTGTAGCGAATAGCCCGACCGCGTTTCGCGGGAACGCCCAAAGAAGGAAGTAGACAATGGGCAGTAGACAATAAATACAAAAAAATGAAAAAGTTAACATGAAATTTCTACTCCGTACTTTTTAATTTCCCAGAGCAGCGGTGACGGCTCTTTAGAGAAAAAATCTTTTGGAGAATAGGGGATGGGGTCAATGTTGGCAAATTTTACATCCCATAATTTACGGAGCAGGTATTTTCCTTCTTCGTGCGGATTAACTCCGAATTTTTCAGAGATGATGGCAATATCCACATCGCTTCCTTTGCGTTGTTTCCCGTTTGCATACGAGCCAAAGAGAATCACTTTGCTTACAGGAATTTCATTTCTTAATACAGAAACATAATCCCTGATATGTTCAATTATTTGTTTAGAAATTTTTTCAGCCATTTTTGTAATTTTTGTGTCTGCGTAAAATAAGTATGTGTGTATTTTCCGGTCGCTCTTTTATAAAATTCCTTTTTCCATTCCGGATATCTTGCTTCAATATTAAATTCGGTGAGGTCGGCAAGCAATGTCTTTTGGTTTTCATCAAAACTAATTTCCAAACTTTTTGCAAGGGCAACAAGATTATGCGAGAAAGGAGGATGATTGCCCGTTTGCTGCATGAGCAGTGACTTAAGAATTTTTTCTACAGAAAGGTGGCACATGTACAGACAATACGGATAACGCTTTGTTTGAAACATGTGTTTAGCTGTAGTCATATCATAATCGGATAACTCTTTCCAATGAGTGATTTGTTCTTTTGTGCTCATGATAACAAAAATACAAAATGTTTATTCGTGCACATATATTTCATTTCCTGCTTCAGCAAACTCTTTCGCTTTTTCTTCCATTCCTTTTTTCAATGCTTCCTCATCGGCAATCCCGATTTTTTCTGCGTACTCGCGCACATCCTGCGTAATTTTCATAGAGCAGAAATGCGGCCCGCACATTGAGCAGAAGTGCGCGGTTTTGGCTCCGTCCTGAGGCAAAGTTTCATCGTGAAATTCTTTTGCCGTGTCGGGGTCGAGCGATAAATTAAACTGGTCTTCCCAGCGAAATTCAAAACGCGCCTTGCTCAATAAATTATCTCTGATCTGCGCACCGGGGTGTCCTTTTGCAAGATCGGCAGCGTGCGCGGCAATTTTGTAAGCGATGACTCCGTCCTTCACATCTTTTTTATTCGGCAAGCCGAGATGTTCTTTCGGAGTAACATAACACAACATCGCAGTGCCATACCATCCAATCATCGCAGCTCCAATTGCGGAAGTGATGTGGTCGTAGCCGGGCGCGATGTCGGTGGTGAGCGGACCGAGCGTGTAAAATGGCGCTTCGTGGCAATGCTTCAATTGCAAATCCATATTTTCTTTTATGAGATGCATCGGCACATGTCCGGGTCCTTCAATCATCGTTTGCACATCGTGCTGCCACGCAATTTTTGTGAGTTCACCGAGCGTAATTAATTCTGAAAACTGCGCTTCATCATTTGCATCGGCAATACTTCCGGGACGCAATCCGTCTCCGAGAGAAAATGCGACATCATACTTTTTCATAATCTCGCAGATGTCTTCAAAGTGTGTGTAAAGAAAATTTTCTTTGTGATGAGCGAGACACCATTTTGCAAGAATGGAACCTCCGCGCGAAACAATTCCCGTCACTCTTTTCGCTGTAAGCGGAATGTAACGAAGCAAAACTCCGGCATGAATTGTAAAATAATCTACGCCTTGTTCGGCTTGTTCGATCAATGTGTCGCGGAAAATTTTCCAAGTCAAATCTTCGGCTTTGCCGTTCACTTTTTCTAATGCCTGATAAATGGGAACAGTTCCCACAGGTACAGGACAATTTCTAATTATCCATTCTCTTGTCTCGTGAATGTTTTTTCCTGTTGATAAATCCATCAGCGTGTCGCCTCCCCATCTACAAGACCATACCGCTTTCTCCACTTCTTCTTCAATGCTGGAGCTCACGGCAGAATTTCCGATGTTAGTATTTATCTTCACCAAAAAATTTCTTCCGATAATCATCGGCTCGGCTTCGGGATGATTTATGTTGGAAGGAATAATGGCTCTGCCGCGAGCGACTTCGTCTCTGACAAATTCAACAGAAACATTTTCACGAATAGAAATATATTCCATTTCGGGAGTGATAATTCCTTTTCGCGCATAGTGCATTTGCGAAATATTTTCTCCGCTTCTCTGGAATTTCCATTTCGAACGCAAACGGGGAATTCCTTTTTCTAAATCAATATCAATTGCAGGATCGGTGAAAGGCCCGCTTGTGTCATACACGACCAATTTTTCTTTCGAGTTACCATTTCCGTTTTTGGAAGCGATACCGCTTGAGATTTCAATTTCTCTCATCGCAACTTTGATGTCGGGATGGATGGTGCCACTTACATAAATTTTTTTTGAGTTGGGAAACGGTTCGCGGGTGATTGTAGTTGCGCTAGTGGGGAGTTTTTCGGTTTTATTCATAATTAAAATTTTTAGTTTTTGTATTTCCATCTGCCTTCTGCCATGTTTCATCTTACATGTTTTGTTATCCTCCTTGAGTTGCTTTGATGATTAAAACTTTATCGTCCTCATTCAATTGAAAATTCTCCCACTCCATTTTTGGAATCACTTTTTCATTCACCGCCAAAGCAATTCCATTTGTGCTCGGCATATTTAATGTTTGAACTAATTCGAAAATATTTTTTCCTGAGAAATATTTTTGTTCGGAGTTGACAAGTAGTTTCATAGACACTAATTTTATGAATTGACACTAATTAATTTGCGCTAATTAGTGTAATTCGTGTCAGAAAACCTAAGGAGAGAGAATATTGCTTTCCCTTCGCAGGCATTACCCTGTTCAGGTTCAAAGGGTTCATCTCAGCCCTGATAGTATCGTCAGAGGCGCCCCCAAGTTTTCTGCTGCAAAGATGGAAAATAAAGGGAGAAAGCAAAATCAGATTTATGAACACGTCTCACCCCCAACCCTCTCCTCAAGGAGAGGGGAGAACTAACCTGTTACGCAGTGACAGCTGGGCGAGAAAAAAATTTTTGCTTTTGGAAGAAGCTGGCGAATTCGTTCCTGCTGGTTGTCGTCAATCATGATGACGCGTAAATCCATCCAGCGAAGTTTTTTGAGTTTGGAAAGTTCTTCCGGAAAACTGGAAAGATCATTTTCCCACAAGTCAATTATTTCGATATTTTCCAAATCACCTATTCGTTTTGGAAGTGCCAGTAAATTATTTCGGGAGCCAACAAGTTTTTTCAGGTTTTTTAGTTCGCCAATTGAGTCAGGAAGGTATTGCAGTTTGTTTCCTGAAACATTCAGCACTTGAAGGTTGGTGAGCGTTCCGATTTGCTCTGGAAGCGAGTCAAGTTTGTTTTTGCTGATATTAAGTTCCTGAAGATTTTTGAACTTCAGAATTTCCACGGGAAAAACTTTCAGTTTCTTTTTGCTCAAATCAAGGCGGTAAACTTTGTCGGGATTCTGGAGAGCTTCCTGTAAGTTATTGTAAATGGGTGAAGCAAGGAGAGAAGCAGTGTCAAGAAGTGATTGTGCAGAAGCCCATCCCCATCCCTTCCCCAAGGGAAGGGAGAATAAAGCAAACACAAAAAATAAAACACTGAAGTGTAATCTGAATTGATATTTATTATTTTGCTTTTTCATTTTGTTTTAAACCCTCTCCCCTTGGGGGAGAGATGGAGAGGGGCTAAGTATCTTCAGTGTTTTTTCTTTATCTCCGTCAATTGCTTTCTTCAGCGCTTCCATGTTCTCAAATTTTTTTTCATCTCTTAGTTTCTGTCTGAAAAAGATACGGATGTTTTCGCCATAAAT encodes the following:
- a CDS encoding nucleotidyltransferase domain-containing protein, whose amino-acid sequence is MAEKISKQIIEHIRDYVSVLRNEIPVSKVILFGSYANGKQRKGSDVDIAIISEKFGVNPHEEGKYLLRKLWDVKFANIDPIPYSPKDFFSKEPSPLLWEIKKYGVEISC
- a CDS encoding thiamine phosphate synthase — protein: MKLIVISLPAPAPNEHEIINSLLEEGLEMFQIHKPSFSKEEIKDFIQQISTKHQNKIFLHSDFSKFHSLSPPPSPPQGRGDLFFLSPIFDSISKTGYKSKFDLQEVKSFLQKQKALPMGKGLGWAPIALGGIDEGKIETCRELGFAGVAVLGAIWNSTNPIEKFKIIQKQIMNTEQGIPNNGVEILRHS
- a CDS encoding HEPN domain-containing protein, whose protein sequence is MSTKEQITHWKELSDYDMTTAKHMFQTKRYPYCLYMCHLSVEKILKSLLMQQTGNHPPFSHNLVALAKSLEISFDENQKTLLADLTEFNIEARYPEWKKEFYKRATGKYTHTYFTQTQKLQKWLKKFLNK
- a CDS encoding thiamine phosphate synthase, with the translated sequence MISRLHYITQDLPDFSHSQLAEFACKGGADWIQLRVKNKTYDEWLKIAEEVKLVCKKFGATLIINDNVIIAKEISTDGVHLGKEDMNPKEARKILGNNFIIGGSTNTMEDVKWQMANGCDYIGLGPFRHTTTKEKLNPILGLDGIKTIAEKFGDKIPMIAIGGIKLEDVESLMQSGIHGVAVSSAINLSENKTDATNKLIHELHKFTLIHP
- the clpP gene encoding ATP-dependent Clp endopeptidase proteolytic subunit ClpP, with protein sequence MFDQNEFRKYAIKHKGISSMTMDAYTKLNSTVIRSDYYISPTIIEERQLNVATMDVFSRLMMDRIIFLGVPINDYVSNIIQAQLLFLESVDAKKDIQIYLNTPGGSVYAGLGIYDTMQYIAPDVDTICTGMAASMGAVIMCAGAQKKRSALPHARIMIHQPMGGAEGQASDIEITAREIQKLKKELYEIIAKHSGQTYEKVWENSDRDYWMTAQEAKDYGMVDEILVRSKTK
- a CDS encoding hydroxymethylpyrimidine/phosphomethylpyrimidine kinase; amino-acid sequence: MKARPTVLSIAGFDPSGGAGVLADIKTFEQHKVQGMGVVTGLTFQNDSEFDGVKWISEDEIIKQIEVLARKYKFEFVKIGMIQSLDILEKIISKLTTNDSRLLWDPIIRTSSGFDIHQNFEKEKLTSTLKNIYLLTPNTDEIKILSGAQDEMKGAKELSKYCNVFLKGGHSEKKKGHDYLFTTEGKIFPFRTKKISEIGKHGSGCVLSSAITANLANGNDLQRSCLKGKDYVTKFLMSNKTLIGYHKI
- the thiC gene encoding phosphomethylpyrimidine synthase ThiC, which encodes MNKTEKLPTSATTITREPFPNSKKIYVSGTIHPDIKVAMREIEISSGIASKNGNGNSKEKLVVYDTSGPFTDPAIDIDLEKGIPRLRSKWKFQRSGENISQMHYARKGIITPEMEYISIRENVSVEFVRDEVARGRAIIPSNINHPEAEPMIIGRNFLVKINTNIGNSAVSSSIEEEVEKAVWSCRWGGDTLMDLSTGKNIHETREWIIRNCPVPVGTVPIYQALEKVNGKAEDLTWKIFRDTLIEQAEQGVDYFTIHAGVLLRYIPLTAKRVTGIVSRGGSILAKWCLAHHKENFLYTHFEDICEIMKKYDVAFSLGDGLRPGSIADANDEAQFSELITLGELTKIAWQHDVQTMIEGPGHVPMHLIKENMDLQLKHCHEAPFYTLGPLTTDIAPGYDHITSAIGAAMIGWYGTAMLCYVTPKEHLGLPNKKDVKDGVIAYKIAAHAADLAKGHPGAQIRDNLLSKARFEFRWEDQFNLSLDPDTAKEFHDETLPQDGAKTAHFCSMCGPHFCSMKITQDVREYAEKIGIADEEALKKGMEEKAKEFAEAGNEIYVHE
- the clpX gene encoding ATP-dependent Clp protease ATP-binding subunit ClpX encodes the protein MATQKNVKCSFCGRDQQDINVMVSGLDGHICDHCVEQAHLVVKQELKAKGGKSAHFVLNLIKPSEIKKHLDEFVIGQDDAKKVLSVAVYNHYKRISQKPKRTTTKSDDIEIEKSNVILVGETGTGKTLLARTIAKILNVPFCMADATVLTEAGYVGEDVESILARLLQVADYDVTAAERGIVFIDEIDKISRKSDNPSITRDVSGEGVQQGLLKLLEGAVVNVPPQGGRKHPEQKMIQIDTSNILFVCGGAFDGIEKMIARRIKPQSLGYTASKEGDSVDRENILQYIAPLDLKKFGLIPELIGRLPVITYLSPLDESTLRKILTDPKNALTKQYMKLFEMDGVKLSFDDDALDFIVEKAFEFKLGARGLRSLCEGVMNDAMFEIPSEGKVKELHITLLYAKEKLSRSKLKRLKAA
- a CDS encoding carbonic anhydrase, with the protein product MEKFDQKLLRGNKEWVAQKLSEDSGYFKMLSQPQHPLALWIGCSDSRVPPNEVTRTHPGELFVQRNIANMVVHSDINLLSVLDYSVNILGVTHVIVCGHYGCGGIKAAMSSMTFGLLDNWLRNIKDVYLLHEKELDSISDITERGKRLVELNVREQVRNLCKTSIIQNAWKLQKHPHVHGWVDDISTGLIKDLGITLRSNEEMHKIYKYDFSVPDHL
- a CDS encoding carbonic anhydrase, encoding MEQLYQKLLQGNKDWVAKKIKESPDFFSDLAKGQSPGVLWIGCSDSRVPANEITGTKSGEVFVHRNIANVVDHTDANLLSVLDYAVTILEVKHVIVCGHYHCGGIKAALGNKHYGGMIDNWLRNIKDVYRLHQKELDAITNLEERDRRLTELNIIEQVYNLCKTSSIQSSWEKHKRPHVHGWVYDVSNGLIKDMNVTVRDDSEMDNIYKIDF
- a CDS encoding tetratricopeptide repeat protein, producing MRTHFLLLLLFPLFAFSQQFKIDSLLFIIKNSKEDTNKIDVLNKLASEFKKVSMYKEAITNANNALTISERLNFKRGISDSYIKLGSINLSQGNYPESLKYYLSSLKINEEVGNKKKIAPIYNSLGIVYQVQHNYSEALKNYFNSLKINMEINNKNGVADVYANIGTIYVVQNKIDEALENFHSSLKAYQEIEDKQGVAYSYSNIAEVLENQGNVSEALKNEIAGLKIFEEIGDKEGISGNYNALGLFNIKLKKFDVAKQQINKALTIAEEIGSKENIKNSYKALSKLDSILGNFKSAYENYKMYILYRDSLINDENTKKTVRAQMNYEFDKKESLAKAEQEKKDAITNEEKRRQKMFLFSVIGGLLLVAVFSVFMFNRWRVTQKQKAVIEEQKHIVDEQKKLVEEKNKDITDSINYAQRIQKALLASNSLLDKNLGEYFVLFKPKDIVSGDFYWATEAVGSKQSAVGNETANRFYLAVCDSTGHGVPGAFMSLLNISFLNEAIAEKGIEKPNEIFNHVRQRLIENISSEGAQDGMDGILLTCKMENGRRQMEYTGANNAPILVQDGKIIELETDNMPVGLSDRKNSFTLRAVESQTSDLKPQTLYLYTDGFADQFGGPKGKKFKYKQLNEKLLAISDKSLAEQKNILEKTFEDWRGSLEQVDDVLVIGIKV
- the thiS gene encoding sulfur carrier protein ThiS encodes the protein MKLLVNSEQKYFSGKNIFELVQTLNMPSTNGIALAVNEKVIPKMEWENFQLNEDDKVLIIKATQGG